The sequence CAAGCGGGATATCAACCTGTCGCTGTTCGTCGGAACGGAAGACTCGGTTGTCGGTCCCGTCATCAAGAAAGCGGACGAGAAAAACATCGCAGGCCTTGCCCGGGAGATCGACACGCTGACGAAAAAAGCGCGCAGCGGCAAGCTGACGCTGGACGACATGCAGGGCGGAACGTTTACCGTGAACAACACGGGCGCGTTCGGTTCGATCCTGTCCTATCCGATCATCAACTATCCGCAAGCGGCGATTCTGACGTTCGAATCGATCGTCAAACGTCCGGTCGTCATCAACGACATGATCGCGGTCCGGTCGATGGTGAATATGTGCCTGTCGCTGGACCACCGGATATTGGACGGCGTCATCTGCGGGCGGTTCCTGCAGCGGGTGAAGGAGAACTTGGAGAGCTACGGTCCGGATACGAAGCTGTACTAACTTCGAGGCGAATATCGTTCGGCCGGTGTTCCGGGAAGCGGATATCGGCCGAACGTTTTTTTGTCCCCGGATCAAGGAAGCGGAACGGCATAAAGCCCGAGGCTTTGGAGCCTCGGGCTTGCATCGCGCTGCGGGTCGACGGGCATCGGTCAGGTGGACAAGACGTTGACGGCGAACAAGACGACCGATGAGAGCATGGACAATAGCATCAACCAGACGACAAATTTAACGAGACGTTTCGGGATCAAGTTGATTCGTCCTTTCATTTCGTTCATACTGATTTTAAGTTCATTTTAACGCATATGAAGCAGGGAGGAAAGTTCGGATGGTAAATCAGCAGCGGCTGGTGGACGAATTTATCGAACTCGTGAAGATCGACAGCGAAACGAAGGAGGAGCGGGAGATCAGTCTGGCCCTGAAGCGAAAATTCACGGAGCTGGGCTTGACCATCCGGGAAGACGAGGCGGGAGCGAAGACGGGACACGGCGCGAACAACCTGTTCGCGACGCTGCCCGCGACGCCCGATGCGGCGGACGCCCCGCGGATCTTTTTCACGTGCCATATGGATACGGTCGCTCCCGGCAAGGGCATCAAGCCGCAGATCGGCGAAGACGGATATATCCGCAGCGACGGCACCACCATCCTCGGCAGCGACAACAAGGCGGGAGTCGCCGCTCTGCTTGAGCTGATCCGCGTGCTCAAGGAGCGCAACATTCCGCACGGCCAACTGCAATTCATCATCACGGTCGGCGAGGAGTCCGGTCTGGTGGGCGCGCGGGCGATGGACCCCAGCCTGATCGACGCCGACTTCGGCTACGCGCTCGATTCCAGCGGACATGTGGGCATGATCGCGGTAGCCGCTCCGACGCAGGCCAAAATGAAAATCACCTTTATCGGCAAGTCCGCGCATGCCGGGGCCAATCCCGAGGACGGCATCAGTGCCATCCAGGTCGCCAGCAAGGCGGTCGCGCGGATGAAGCTGGGCCGGATCGACTCCGAGACAACCGCGAACATCGGCCGCTTCGAAGGCGGCGGCGA is a genomic window of Paenibacillus thermoaerophilus containing:
- a CDS encoding DUF4044 domain-containing protein, encoding MIPKRLVKFVVWLMLLSMLSSVVLFAVNVLST
- a CDS encoding M20/M25/M40 family metallo-hydrolase, with the translated sequence MVNQQRLVDEFIELVKIDSETKEEREISLALKRKFTELGLTIREDEAGAKTGHGANNLFATLPATPDAADAPRIFFTCHMDTVAPGKGIKPQIGEDGYIRSDGTTILGSDNKAGVAALLELIRVLKERNIPHGQLQFIITVGEESGLVGARAMDPSLIDADFGYALDSSGHVGMIAVAAPTQAKMKITFIGKSAHAGANPEDGISAIQVASKAVARMKLGRIDSETTANIGRFEGGGETNVVVEKVDVYAEARSLENSKLETQIAHMKEACESAAAEFGAKVEFNSNVIYAAYKFTEEDDLVGYAMEAIRRIGKTPSTFHTGGGSDANVFNGFGFPTVNIAIGYEDIHTTQEKIKISELVDTAKLAVELVQVIAASAKAKA